From the genome of Atribacterota bacterium:
CAGGACTACTTCTTTAATGTTAGCCCAGCCACTGATAATAGCCCTTTCTTCTTCTACTTCTTAAAGTGGAGTAATATCCCTACTATTATCCGGGATACCAGTTACTGGCAGCCTATTATTGAATGGGGAAATCTCATTGTCTTTGCCACTTTACTGCAGGGAATGTTATTTAGTTTAATTTTTATCTTTTTACCTCTTTTAATCAAAAGAGCATCCCCCGGTAAAGGATGGTATTTCCCACTGCTTTACTTTGCTGCTCTGGGATTAGGTTATATGCTGATAGAGATTTCCTTTATTCAGAAATTTATCCTCTATCTCACCTATCCGACTTATACTACTTCCGCAATTATTTTCTCATTTCTATTCTTTTCCGGACTGGGAAGCCATTTTTCCCAACGCTGGCAGAGAAAAACAATTCACTATTTGAGATGGATTATTCCAGTAATCTGTCTTTTTCTGGTACTGTATCAGAGATTAATACCGACTATCTTCCAATATACCTTCCACCTTCCCTTAATAGTAAGATTTTTACTGACCTGCTCCCTTCTATCTCCCCTATCCTTTCTGATGGGTATGCCCTTTCCTCTGGGTATCCACTTTCTGGCAGAAAGAAGGGAAAGAATGATTCCCTGGGTGTGGGCGACTAATAATTTCTGTTCTATTCTGGCTTCAGTTCTGGCAGTAATTATCGCTATTTCATCTGGTTTTCAGGCTGTAGGATATCTGGCAGCAGGTATTTATTTAGTGGGATTGTTTGGCATTGTGCAAGCAGGGAAAGTTTCCAGGTCATAGTTCATATTTTTAAGTTTTCTAATAAAAGTATTGCGTCGTGCGTATTGCGTATTGCGTTAAAATTCAAAAAAATATAGTGCTATTAACCATTATTGCGGTATTGCATTGTTCTATTAATACAATAATAGGTTAGCATTGGGTATAACTCTGTTGGTATAATAGATCTGGTTGTGTATATTATAATAAGAAGAAAGTATTATATATAATATCTATGAAAAAATTAGTTAAATTCATATTCATTCTTTTTATGTTTTATATCAGCGCTGTGCTTGTTTTTGGGGAAAGCAGTGATGAGAATTCTATTGCGGCAGGGGTAGTGCCCCATCACCTGCTGGCAAAGGAAATTATAGAAGATTTTTTTGGCTATATTATCCGACAGAAACAACTTCCTGATACTATAATCCTATTCAGCCCAGATCATTTCAATTGCTCTGCTCTGAAGAAAGAAAACTCTTTTATCAGTGTCTCTGGTGAATCAAGATCTGTTCGGTTGGAAGGGATAGCTGTAGATACTGAACTATTAAAAAAGTTGGCAAGGGACAATCATATCACGCAGGATCGGAGCGCGATACTTTCAGAGTTTGGTATTACCAACTTATTAGCATTTATAAAAAAATATCTGCCGGAAACAAAAATTATCCCCATTATAATACCCGAAGATATTTCACTGGAAGAGGTAAATCGACTGATAGTAACAATTGATAATAAGGCTTCTTCTAACACTGTGCTAATTGCCAGTGTTGATTTTTCTCATTATCTGCCATCTATAGCAGCAGATTTTCATGACACAAAAAGCATTAGAGTATTATTAAATTTTGAGGAAGAAGAATTTAAAAATATAGAGGTAGACAGCTGGCAATCTTTATATGGCATTCGATTATTTGCCAGATTAAGAGGGCATGAACAGCCCATAGTAATTGCTCATCGCAATTCTGTTGATTTTTTACCAAATGATGGAGATAAAACTACCTCTTATTTTTGTGCCGCCTTTCAAGAAGGACAAAGAAGAGATGATATTCTGGCAGAAACCGTTCTTCTGGCAGGGGATATGATGTTGGGACGAGGCCTGGAAAAATTAATGACAGAAAATGGCATTTATTATCCCTTTCAGAAAATCGTACAGCTATTGAGGGGTGTGGATATTGTTTTTGCTAATTTCGAGGGACCAATTAAAGAGAATGTACCAGGAATTTCAGAAGATGAGGCTAAATTTGCCTCTCGTCCAGAGGTGTTGGAAGCAGTTAGATGGAGTCAGATTAACCTGCTATCTTTAGCCAATAATCATACTACAGACCTGGGTGAGGAAGGATTGGAAGAGACCAAAGAATGGCTGCAAAAGTACCAAATTAATTTTATCGGTACTACACTGCCTGACCACCAGCACATAAAAAATAATTCTTTTTATACTGAACAGTACGTTTTTCTGGCCTTTAACCGCATATTGCCCTATATTGATTATCAAGAGAGTATAATTAAAGAAGTAGAAAAAACAAAGCAATCTAATCCAGGGAAAATTATTATTGTCAGCATACATTGGGGTAAGGAAAATGAATTAATCAGTTCTCCAATCCAAAGAGAATTAGCCCACCAGATAATTGCGGCCGGTGCTGATGTAATTGTTGGGCATCATCCCCATGTGGTTCAGGAAATCGAATTAATAGATAATAGACCAGTCTTCTATTCGTTAGGAAATTTTATTTTTAACCAACAAGCTTATTCAGAAACCAGGGAAGGCTTGTTAATTGGGATAACAATGACAGCTGATAATCTTACCCTTTGGCTTTTTCCCATAAAAAACCAGGCAGGTCAGCCAATGCTATTGAGCCAGCTTGAGGCAGAAATATTTCTTAACAATTTAGCTAAAAAATCTGATAAAAGATTATGGGAGGAACTCAAAAAAGGTATAATAGAATTAGAAAGGACAAGATAAAAAATAAAAAATCAGTTGGTACAGAAAATGAAAAAATTAAAAGAAAGTAAATTCCTTTTCAAAGGTATATTTACATTAATTACAATAGCAATTATATTAATATTATCTTTAACAGTTTCCCAGTCTCTGGCAGATGCAAATCCATTCAATAAACAATTAATTAATTCTGATAGTATTATAATAGAACCGGTCGAAATCAAGGCTCATATTCCGGGGCATTCCCTGCCTTTAAATACTACTAGCATTGAAAATTATCAGGACTTTTTTAAGAAGATACCTTTGACACCAGGGGCATTAAGCTTATTACAGAAGAATGCCTTTGTGGTTATCCCCACGCCTCTTGATATTGCCGAACAGGAGGTCTTTCTAGATTCTATCCGGGAATTAGCAAATCCTAAGGACGATTTTATCGCATATTATCAGGTATTGAAAAATATTGATGTACCTATTTTTATCACTTCCGATTCTCTGCTGCACTATTATCATATCTTTTTTGATACTACTTTGATGCGCCTGGAGCGCGATCTTTTTTATCAGGATATCTGGGAGATAAGCAAAGAATTACTTAAAACATCCCTTAATGATTATAATTATGCTGAGAATGATTTAAAAGAGGCCGCCAGGAGAAATGTAGCCTACCTTTCAGTAGCTCTGGAACTTATAAAACCCCAAAAAAGCCAGGTTGTAAGCGATGAAATACTAAAAGAAGAATATTGTTCACCAGAAATAGAGCCGGAAATTTGTGAGATGATGATTGCCGGGGTAAAAGATATTTATGGTGAGCAGGTCAGTTATCAATATTTCAGCCAGAAAGAATTTGAATACTATCATTTCGATGTGCCGAAAATTGTTCAGGATTTAGTTGAAGAAGAGATAAATTTAATCCAGGAGCATAAAGGATGGGAGTTTTCTCCCATTTTCATTTATCAGGAAGATTATTCCCAATATGTACCCCGGGGACATTATACTAAATCTGAGAAACTAAAGAATTACTTTAAAGCTCTTATGTGGTATGGAAGAATGACTGCTTTAATTGAAGGCTCCCCATCCTTATTTGCAGGAGAATCTATGTGTAGTGGTGGTCTGGGAGGAATCATCTCTGAATATGATGCCCGGATACAAACCTTGCAAGCATTTTTATTGGCAGAAAAATTTGTCAGCAGCCAGAATATCCAGGAGCGATGGCATCGGATTTATAGCATTACCTCTTTTATGGTAGGCTTCTCTGACGATTTAGGTCCTTCTGAGTATGGTCAAGCATTGCAGGAAGTTTTTTCAGCAGAACAGGGAATGGCAAGTATAGAAAAGTTTGCTGAAAATTATGATAAGTTGAAAAAAGCTATTGGTGAATATCCTTATGAGCCAAAAATATACAGTGGATTGGGTGCCTGTGAATTATTGATGCCCTGCCCTCCACTTAGTGATGAGGATAGCCAGAATTTAAAGATAAAGGCGAAAGAGCTTTTGTCTCAAACCAAGGGATTTCGACTGATGGGACAGAGGTTTACGCTGGATTCCTGGCTATTTTCAGAAATTGTCTCTCCCTATAGTGGTAAGTATAACGGACCAAAACTACCCTTACCGACAGAGGAAAAGCCCTTTACCTTCAGCTGGAATGATGATTATGAAGAATTCAGGAATAACCGACCATTCACCTGGGTAAAAACAGAAGTGGATGCCTGTCCTCCTCCAGCTGCCAGGGAAGTTCGGGGATTTCCTCGAGGTTTAGACTTAATGGCTTTACTGGGTTCAGAAATAGCTTGGGAAATACTGGAAATTTCCGGAGATACTCAATATAGTGATTATGAAAAAACCTTCCGGAAGCTGAAAGACTATATTGACTCTATGGAACAGAAAGACTGGTTCAGTAATCTTTATTTAAACTGGCTTTATGTCTTACAAGCATTGCATGGGGAATTCGGTGCAGGATACCCTACTTTCATGCAAACTAAAGCCTGGCTGGATAAAGAGCTTAACACCACCCTGGCTTCCTGGGCTCAATTAAGGCATGATACAATCTTATATGTAAAACAGAGTTACACTATGGCTGAAAAGGGCGGCTTTTTTCAACCTCCGGTAGTAGGCTATGTAGAACCCGTACCCGAATTTTATAGCAGGCTATTAAACTTAACCAATATGACTCTGGCAGGGTTTGGAAAATTAATTCCTCCCCAGATACTGGAAGATTTAAGAATAGATTCAGGATTGAAACGATTTACCGAAGCACTGGAGAGATTAATGGATATTACTAAAAAAGAATTGGCCAATAAGTCATTGGAAGAAATAGATTATGATTTTATCGAAAATTTTGGCAGCATTTCTGCTAATTTAATTGGAATAATAGCTGGTGGAGATATTAGTCCAGACTCTCTAAAGTCAGTGATGATTGCCGATGTACATACTGAAGGAAATACTAAAAAAGTACTGGAAGAGGGCACTGGTTTTATTAATACTGCCATTATTGCCTATAGGCTTCCCCAGGGGCATATCATTGTTGGGGCAGGTCCGGTTTTCAGTTATTATGAATTCAAGCAGCCGATGAGTGAACGGTTAACCGATGAAGCCTGGAGAGAAATATTGGAAAACAATCCACCGAATGAGCCGGAGTGGATTAGAAATTTTTCAGGCTGATCCCTCATTTCCCCTTTTCAACGGTTTTAATTGATACAGAATGAACAACAGCAAGTACTTCTTCCAGGTATTTTTCAAATTCTGTTACAGGGGCATGAAAGCTGAACGTATAAAACAGGTCTCCTATAATAGCACTATAGCGAAGATATTGATGATTGCTATTGCCTATCTTGATGGTATACAGAGCTTTAATTGCCAGGTATCCTGAAAAGGTACCCGGAACAGATTCCTGAAAAATTGCCCCGGCTAACTCTAAACTTTCCTTATTTTCTGCCCATAGCTTTTTTAAGGTGTAATCCTCTCCAAATAACGGAGTTCCTAAAATCATATTGAACCCTTGGAATCAGGAGTATCAATCAAGATTCCTCGTTCCTGGGAAGAATAATTAATCCATTTTTCCGGATAAATTAAAGAGATATCCAGATAGGCATAATGATATTGGTAATAAACATAACCTTCTGGCACTTCTACCTCCGGTAGCAATTCCTTTTGTTGACTATAGATGGTCTGGTTAAAGCTGAAAACCAACAAAAATATAAAACAAAGGAAAATGATTTTTTTCATGTTTTCTCTGCTCCTCCTTTTTGCTTCTTTTTTTTGTTCAACTAAAACTTTAAACTTTGGTTTCAGCTTCAGAGCTTCAGCGAGCTTCAGGGTCAGGTCTTGAAATATCACTCTTTGTTATTTTTAAATTATAGATCCCTAATTTATTGATTCCTTATTTATTTTATTGTGTTAAACTTAAATTAAAAGTTTTATTAGTATCATCCTGCCATAGAAATTTTTCCAGCCAAGTATCTGGTCGAGCATGCCAGGTAGAATGGGTTCCTAAATCTTCTACCAAAATTTCACTGATACACCATCCCGGACCTGGGCCAGTATTATCATGTTTAATTTGAATTTTATTAATCTCGCCCAAATCAGATGAATTTACATAAATATTATCTATATCTCCTGTCTCGAAGGTCCCTAAATGTTTAATGGCAATATCATGAGGTGGGCTTGGTTTAGAATAAACATCATACCAGGAAGAAGTTCCTTTGTTTCCAAAAAGTTTAATGCTAATCTTAGCATCAGTTCCTGACAAGTCTTCGTTGCCCGTCTTTATTTGTACTCTATAACGACTTAGGAGTTTATCAGCAAATCCTGTAAAATCAATTTCCGGTAATTCTTTTCCTAATTTTCCTTCAACCAAGCTTAAATCATAGATATTGGGATCTATAAATTCAGGAGGTTCTCCAACATTATAACAATCGAATCTGAAAGTACCTCCCCCACCACAGTCCTCACCAGCTAAACCCATCCATACACTAACATCTTCACACAAATCACAAGATGGATAGATGGCATGCTTATCTTCCGATGCATATACCAGTAACCTGTTATTATAAAATTGCAAGTTACTGCACATTACTTCAGAATGTGATTTTTGTGTTGTGGTTAAGGCAACATCACCTTTATTACATACCCTTATTCTCTCCGTTTTGCCCTTCCAGGGCAAGATAAACATTAGCATCGGTACCAGCACCCATTTTTGTGCCAGTAGTAATCTTGACTTGATACAAAACCTGGGTGGGGATTTGATCTGAACTGCCCTCTGGTTCAATTACGATAATGCTTACGGAATCACTGTCCTGACTGCCTTTACTATCGCTAACCGTACAGGTAATGTGATAGGTTCCAGGAGTACCGGGAGCTACCCAATTCAAAGATGAAGTATTCCCTCCTACCAACTGACCATTAACAGTCCAGTTATACGTAAGCGTATCTCCATCCCCGTCACTGGCAGTACAGCTTAAATTGACAGCTTGATTCACTTCTACAGAATTCTGACTGGAAACAAGCGAAGAAATGATGGGCGGATGATTTTCTTCTCCCTCAGAACCATCTGTAAAATCATTCACAGAAAGCTGGTACTCTCCTTCTCCGGAAGAACGGGATACCCTGATGTACCAGGGTCCGGTGGAATCAGCTACATAATCAAGAGTTTTAGTATCCCAACGGGTTATGGAAGAACCTCGTGAATTGTTGTTGGAATTTAACAAAGAAATGCTATAACTGGCATTGCCGGGAATAGTCAGCTGCAGAGTAATCAGCTGTCCTTCTTCTACTTCTAAACGATAGTAATCATCATTGTCGCGATGACCTTCGCTGTCCTCTTCTCCAAGATCACCAATATAAGTACCCGATTGAATGAGAATTGCGTCTTCCCAGGTATCCGTCTCGGGTAATTGATCTCCTTCTAAAGGTGGTTTCTCTTCCTCTTCCTCAGTTTCCTCCTCATCTAACTGTAAAACGATACTTTCTTTCTGAAAAGCTACGTGATTATCCTGAGGTGATTCCCGTTCTATCCTTATCAGAATTGTAGTTGCCCCGGGAATGAATGCCCTATCAATGCTTACCTGACCCTGACAGCTATAACCTACTGGATCATCTGAGGATGAAATGTTGGGAAGGATAACTGTTTTGGTCTTAAAAACTCCACCCATATTACCGCTTCCGGGAAAACCATAGATTAGTTTGAATTTTGCCTCAAATCCCCTTCCTCCATCGGGACGATCAGTAGCCAGAGCAGTAAAATCCAAGATTAAATCCTCATTACCAAGAGATATTCCCTCAAAAGTCCACTCTGCATAATGTTGAAGCCCAAATCCCTAAGCCAGTTCCAGCCTTCAATTGAATCTCCATCTGACCGATAAGTACTGGCCTGTTTCTCACCATACCCTCTTGTCCAGGAAGAAAATCCAGTAAAAAACAAGATTAAAAGAAATAAAACCAACATTATAATTTTACTTTTTTTCATAACCAACCTCCTTCTCTTTTTTTAATTCTTTAATTTTATTTCTATTCTATAAATATTATTCCCTAAAATGATAGATTGTTAATCTCTTAATAATTATCTTGGCCATAAAATTTTTAATTACCCTCATTTAAAATTTAAATCATAACCAGGAGGAACTTTATAAAGCCCCTCAATCATGTGCTGTATTATTTCCGAAATATGGTTAAAATCCCGCCAATTATCTCTTGCAATGGTTGTTCCCTGCCAGATATTAAATCCTACTATACCGGAAAACGATTGGAGATAGGCAGCATATAGATTTCCAGGGAAACCACATAATCGAGAATCCGGATTAATCTGAATCTCAGCAGCATAAAGTTGATAATTTCTCCAATGGGTGTCAATATGATAACAAAGATTCTTTCGACTTAGCTCATAGTTGTAAGTTATCTTCACCGGACTTCGAGGGTCATGACTTAAATAAAAAACAACCTTATCACCAACAATATTATTCCATTTATTTAATACTTGCTGCATCTGCCTGAAATTAGTACCATCATAGACTGCTACATAACCATCAAGCCAGCGGATAGTTCGGTTCCTTCCCCAGCCAAATTTGCGTATTAGCTCTCTTTCCTGGTAAGTTAATGAAGGCAAACTATCCACAACTTGAATCCGAACTGTTCGATTATCTACCCCTCCTCTATTATCCGTCACTTCACAGCTGATAAAATAATCCCCGGTTTGATGAGGAGCTGTCCAGGTTACAGTGGCACCGCTTCCTCTTAATAAGCCCTTGTTGGTATGCCAATAATAGGAAATGCCATCTCCACCTGTATCGGCAGCATGACAGGTCAATCTGCTATCTTGCCCTATTTCTAAGATATCAGGTTGGGCAATTAGACCGGAAATTATTGGGGGATTATTTTGGCACCAGGGAATTAGGTGAATAATCATACCTTTTTGATAAGTATCTTCTCTCATTATATTTCTGATTTGACCTAAAAAATAATCACCTTTAGTTATCCCGGGATCCAGATATAAAACATCTCCCACGCTTACACTTATCAATTGCTGAGTAATTCTTCTGAATACCAGAATACTGTGGTCAGAAGAAATATAAATAAGTTCATTAAGCGAATCATCATTTAACACTACTGTATTTATCGGTAGGGAATCCAGAGTTTCTGGAGAGATATTTTCGCTTGCTGCCATATCAACTCTAAATAAGGTGAAGACAAAAAAAGTACCTATTAAGGTAAATATAATTTTCAAAAAAGATTTACCGGGTTCGTGAGAAAACATAACCTGACTCCTCTTATTTTTTGAAATTCTAAATTATATTCAACAAGCTTGATCCCATTACATACTACCATCACACGCCAAAACTTACTTTAATAATACTATTATCTCTAAATGGTTTAAAACCTTGGCAAAACCCTTTCTCATTACTTTAACTTCGACTTCATGTAACTTTTTATCATCTGCTGAATTAATATCACTACCAAATATTACTTTGTATCCTCTTTCATAAGCTTGCCTCGCTGTGGTGCTACAACAAAAATTGGTTAAAGTTCCACATATAATTACACTTTCTATGTTTAAATTTTTTAATATTGTATCTAAAGGAGTATCATAAAAAGCTCCATATGAAGGTTTATAAATTATTACCTCATTATCTAATGGTTTTAATTCATCATATATATTCCCTTTTTTAAACCACTCATTATCATTATCCAGTTTTTTATCATATCTATTAGGCATAAAACTTCCACTTCTAGGTCTATCTAATCCCATATGTGTATCTGCAAAAGCTGTATATATAACAGGAGCTTTAATAATTCTACAATGTTCAATTAATTTCTTTATTTTTGGAACCTGTTTGGTAGCTTCAGGTACCCAAAATGGAGTCCAACTTGGTTTTACAAATTCATCTTGCATATCTATGACAAGCAATGCTATTGAACTTATATCTACTTTAAAATCAGCTTTTCCTTTTTCATAGGCTTCTCTAGCGAAACCTAATACATCAGTTTGTGAAAACACTTTTATTCCTCCTTAAGTTTTGTAGGTTTTAGGTTCAGGTCTCAACAAGCTGCTCGAGAATACCTAATAATATTACAGAAGATGAGGAAATAAAAAGGCATTTTTAGTATAATAGTTTGTGAAATTGTGAAGCCTGACCCCTTATTCTTTATTTTTCAAGCAGAGGATTACTTTTAACCTACATTACCTTTTCTCTTACAAGAAAAAGATTGAATCAGGTGGAGAAGAGATAAAAGATAAAATAAGGAAAGAAAACTAAAAGAAATGTAATTATTCTATATTATACTATTTTTGGAAAAAATCAGTAATAAAATTTATAGCAGAAAGGGGTAAATATAGTTTTCAGTCACTGGTAGTTAGGTTGGTATTTAGTAGTTAGATTAGAGTTTTAATTTTATAGTTGATTTCCTATCGAATTGCTTGATATCCTATAGACCATTTGCCACAACGATCGCCCCAGCGAGCAATCGGTTCACCATCAATCATTATTTCTATCACTTCACAATGATTGGGGCAACCGTCGCATTCAAATCCGGAAGTTTGATAATCCCGCTCAACTAACTCGAACCCATAAAAAGTAGAGGTACGGGGATTTTGCTCCATTTCTTCTTTGACCAATAAAGCCGCTCCTATAGCTCCCATTACCCGGTAATACTCCGGAACGATTATTTCATAACCTGTTTCCTTTTCAAAACTTTTCTTAATTCCGGAATTAGCAGCAACACCACCCTGAAAGAAGACAGGTGGTGAAATTCTCTTCCCTTTTCCTACATTATTAAGGTAATTACGCACCAATGCTTCACACAAACCGGCAATGACATCTTCTTTTTTATAACCCATCTGCTGCTTATGGACCATATCCGACTCCGCAAAGACTGTGCATCTTCCGGCTATGCGTACCGGATTCTCCGAACGTAAAGCATAATTACCAAACTCTTCAATAGGAATATCCAAACGATAAGCTTGATGATCTAGAAAAGACCCGGTACCGGCAGCACAAATGGTATTCATGGCAAAATCAACCACTACCCCATTCTGGAGAATAATGATTTTAGAATCTTGACCACCTATCTCAAAGATGGTACGTACTTCAGGATTTATATATAATGCTGCTACAGAATGAGCGGTAATTTCATTCTTTATAATATCGGCTCCCACTATAGCCCCGGCTAGCACTCTTCCACTACCTGTGGTACCAACACCTATTACTTCTAAGGAAATACCCTTATTCTCTTTTTTAATAATAGAGAGCCCTTCCTTGATCATTGCAATTGGTTGCCCTTGAGTTCTCAGATAAACATCGCTAAGTACATTATTATTTTCATCCAATAAAACGAGATCAGTGCTTACTGCTCCTACATCAATCCCTAAAAATGTCCTCATGATACCATCACTACCTTCTTCCTTCTCTTTTTAAGCAAATCAATGAAAGCTTCTATACGGGTATTAAGACCTTCTTCACCAGTTTGCTCATCATAGGTCAATGTTAAAGTAGGAAAATTTAAATCCTCGCTAACCTTTTTTAAAATAGTCTCGGCAACAATCTCAGGCATACAGGTAAAGGGAATAACCTGAATAGCTCCATCTAATCCTTCCCGATGAGCCAACACCACATTACCCACAGTGGTTTGCCCTTCGCCGCCTACTGAATGTGCCAGGTAATGGTAGGCGGCTTCTTCAAACTCCTTCTCCTCCTTAACGCTGTCCTTGAAAATTTTCAACCTTATAATAGGGCCAATCCAGGCTTCGATAGAATTTTTCCTTACTACCTCTACACCCAGATAACCAAGCTTCTCTTCCAGATGATGATTGGAGAAAGGCTCCAGAGAGACATAGAATTCCCCCACCAGGGCTATTCTAATAAGAATTTTCTTTTGAAAATCAGTAATTTCCTTAAATTTACTTAGACTATCTTCTTCAATTTGCTTCAGCGTTTCCAGATCTTTTGCCTTCTTTATCTTAATCATGCTCTCCTTTAATGCTCGGGAGGATTCCCCTCTCTTCTTTTCCCTTGGTCGAACCTGTAATACTTTATTCTCCAGTTTTTCCATTAACAAAATTTTCTGCCAGGCTAATCGATATTGATTAATCATATAAGACCAGCTTCTACCATTACGTAAGATATTAATATTATCCCATAGGGTCATCCAGTTTCCCCGGGGAATTTCCATAATAATCATTTTAAAGTCATATCCCAGGTCTATAAGTACATCACGCTGTACTTGAGCATAATAACCAAACCGACATGGTCCCCAGCCACCGGCCATAATTAGCCCTTCAGCACCGAGTTCCAGAGCCTCTATAAAATTACCCAGAGCAATCTTTAAAGGCAAGCAGCAATATTCCGGCGAATATCTGACTCCCAAGTCCAGAGTTTTTTTACTGTTTGGCGGCACCTCTGCCAGCTCATGTCCCATATCTGTAATAATAGTTTCATTAATCACGTCAATATTACCAAGACGGGGCAAAGCTAATTTCATTTCTCTTTTTCCTCCTGATCATATCCAGAAAGCCCTCAATACGGGTATTGATACCCGCTTCTCCGGTATGCTCATCAAAAACAAATTCAGTATAGGCAACTCCAGGGTGCTGCTGGCTTTGATGATGAATCAGCTCACCTACCATGGAATCTTCTCCGCATTCAAAGGAAGTTAAATGTATAATTCCCTCCACCCGGTTTTCAAAATAATAAAAGGCAGCACCTGTTACTTTTCGGGAAAGACTCCAGAAAATTGGCTTGTATAGCTTTTTCAATTGTTTTTTAACAATATTAGGGGGCACCATTCCCGGTGTCAGCACATTAACCTTCATATTCTTCAACTTCTCTATCAAGTTTAAGTTAATATAGGAATCATTAATGAGATAATCGTGACCAACTACGGCAATGTTAATTGGTATCTCTGGTAATTGCTTCCTAGCACTATTAGTATCGATGTTTAATAGACCGGGTCTAAGTGTTTTGGGATCTAAAATGTTAGCCACATAATTTTTCTGGAAATTCTCCCAGGAGGCAGAAAAGGCTCTGGAGATAGCTAAAGAATTTTCAGTTACCAATTGCCCTACCTGAAATAAACTATTCTTCCAGGTACCATAAGACTTTCTAATATCAACAACCGGATTGATAATTGGGCATAAAGAAGTAAGGGAAGTTTTTACCATGTCCGGAAGACCAATAATCTTGGGGCAAAAGAAGGCACCCTTTTCAACACATACCATTCTAGGAATCAACATATAATCTACCTGATCGGCTAAACTTAATACATGTCCATAGAACGCCTTTACCGGCAGGCAGACCTCGCTTAGAGAAGAACGTATTCCTAAATCAAGAATATTTTTATTAGTAGACTTAGAAAGTATTACCTCTGCTCCCAGGCGAGTTAAAAACTCTTTCCAGAGAGGGTAGTATTCATAGAAATAGAGTGCATAAGGTATACCAATCTTTTTCTGCTTCATTTTCTTTACCGCTTTCTTTAAAGCAGGATTAAAATACCTAAACAAGATTTAATAAGTTTAATCAATTCACCTGAGCATGGGTACAAAAAGAACGCCAGTAATTCCTTCCGAAACTCTATTGCCTTCTTTGATATAAATTTTCATTAAGGTTTGAATCATCCACACACTACCGACCGGAATGACCATTCGTCCATGCTCTGGATGTAATTGTTCTAATAAAGGTGGAGGTACATGATCGGGAGCACAGGTAACTATAATAGCATCAAAGGGTGCTTCCTCCTCCCAGCCATAAT
Proteins encoded in this window:
- a CDS encoding PKD domain-containing protein; the encoded protein is MFSHEPGKSFLKIIFTLIGTFFVFTLFRVDMAASENISPETLDSLPINTVVLNDDSLNELIYISSDHSILVFRRITQQLISVSVGDVLYLDPGITKGDYFLGQIRNIMREDTYQKGMIIHLIPWCQNNPPIISGLIAQPDILEIGQDSRLTCHAADTGGDGISYYWHTNKGLLRGSGATVTWTAPHQTGDYFISCEVTDNRGGVDNRTVRIQVVDSLPSLTYQERELIRKFGWGRNRTIRWLDGYVAVYDGTNFRQMQQVLNKWNNIVGDKVVFYLSHDPRSPVKITYNYELSRKNLCYHIDTHWRNYQLYAAEIQINPDSRLCGFPGNLYAAYLQSFSGIVGFNIWQGTTIARDNWRDFNHISEIIQHMIEGLYKVPPGYDLNFK
- a CDS encoding cysteine hydrolase, with the protein product MFSQTDVLGFAREAYEKGKADFKVDISSIALLVIDMQDEFVKPSWTPFWVPEATKQVPKIKKLIEHCRIIKAPVIYTAFADTHMGLDRPRSGSFMPNRYDKKLDNDNEWFKKGNIYDELKPLDNEVIIYKPSYGAFYDTPLDTILKNLNIESVIICGTLTNFCCSTTARQAYERGYKVIFGSDINSADDKKLHEVEVKVMRKGFAKVLNHLEIIVLLK
- a CDS encoding acyl-CoA dehydratase activase — its product is MRTFLGIDVGAVSTDLVLLDENNNVLSDVYLRTQGQPIAMIKEGLSIIKKENKGISLEVIGVGTTGSGRVLAGAIVGADIIKNEITAHSVAALYINPEVRTIFEIGGQDSKIIILQNGVVVDFAMNTICAAGTGSFLDHQAYRLDIPIEEFGNYALRSENPVRIAGRCTVFAESDMVHKQQMGYKKEDVIAGLCEALVRNYLNNVGKGKRISPPVFFQGGVAANSGIKKSFEKETGYEIIVPEYYRVMGAIGAALLVKEEMEQNPRTSTFYGFELVERDYQTSGFECDGCPNHCEVIEIMIDGEPIARWGDRCGKWSIGYQAIR
- a CDS encoding immunoglobulin domain-containing protein, which encodes MDFTALATDRPDGGRGFEAKFKLIYGFPGSGNMGGVFKTKTVILPNISSSDDPVGYSCQGQVSIDRAFIPGATTILIRIERESPQDNHVAFQKESIVLQLDEEETEEEEEKPPLEGDQLPETDTWEDAILIQSGTYIGDLGEEDSEGHRDNDDYYRLEVEEGQLITLQLTIPGNASYSISLLNSNNNSRGSSITRWDTKTLDYVADSTGPWYIRVSRSSGEGEYQLSVNDFTDGSEGEENHPPIISSLVSSQNSVEVNQAVNLSCTASDGDGDTLTYNWTVNGQLVGGNTSSLNWVAPGTPGTYHITCTVSDSKGSQDSDSVSIIVIEPEGSSDQIPTQVLYQVKITTGTKMGAGTDANVYLALEGQNGENKGM
- a CDS encoding CoA protein activase yields the protein MKLALPRLGNIDVINETIITDMGHELAEVPPNSKKTLDLGVRYSPEYCCLPLKIALGNFIEALELGAEGLIMAGGWGPCRFGYYAQVQRDVLIDLGYDFKMIIMEIPRGNWMTLWDNINILRNGRSWSYMINQYRLAWQKILLMEKLENKVLQVRPREKKRGESSRALKESMIKIKKAKDLETLKQIEEDSLSKFKEITDFQKKILIRIALVGEFYVSLEPFSNHHLEEKLGYLGVEVVRKNSIEAWIGPIIRLKIFKDSVKEEKEFEEAAYHYLAHSVGGEGQTTVGNVVLAHREGLDGAIQVIPFTCMPEIVAETILKKVSEDLNFPTLTLTYDEQTGEEGLNTRIEAFIDLLKKRRKKVVMVS